One stretch of Maylandia zebra isolate NMK-2024a linkage group LG13, Mzebra_GT3a, whole genome shotgun sequence DNA includes these proteins:
- the LOC101464229 gene encoding uncharacterized protein LOC101464229 — protein sequence MSEARTHAEFTELWRTVSKLSYKKTQDTQAAKQMPDTTTTPVSKDFQSPQHRGCSRYTGLANGDSPGDVEPSQDIIWDSTSPTQTHTGLRNTRAVEISDIVNRIAPKDVKPERTDSSLLQWIGDSAMPATPEIQKPRLRKKSSRQSSVEDLMKLARQFDESMQQDKETSESLVINLNECLNTSETKLKPSSLHDSLKDLKYPSAPDQIEAELHALFDCSTQSAWLSRGSAVSTCSQEIRGQPVNAALSEDQQSELKSAEKSGTAAHPAEEKGTNSCSANNCDDFDDDWENDELLNDPFLLAMTHKPNEQHDTNPNTTFQSETKTNTTHSTPVRKPIANAIPAHKPSNLNCKPSCSVKSSETKLTLQELCPKLKTTNRNTFKLEPNPNLRSQMAKEVSTKSNFTVIQPKPQMFDQKSATAKTSTTPQPDKVTNDHRGASLGKHSVKDISDSLWDDRDDDALLYQVCDSVEKIANSQSLQVSSGNCQEKQDIDVDRQRKTTGPQPINMTRSGNVGASTNRQSPCAFVRSNSLPRASYETVNFQGWNVPMKGANKKSQMSQSFPGSHTNLGTLSQCGDSSGTFQAGNANVDMKQHPEMARAVHNAKSHHTAFKRNLSDSAAISTKVFVTSQMTGKCSAAEIERKKQEALARRRLRMQTATKP from the exons ATGTCAGAGGCGAGGACGCATGCTGAGTTCACTGAACTGTGGAGGACTGTCTCCAAACTCAGctacaaaaaaacacaagacacgCAAGCAGCAAAACAGATGCCTGACACGACAACGACGCCCGTCTCTAAAG ATTTTCAAAGTCCCCAGCATCGAGGTTGCAGCAGATACACCGGCTTGGCTAATGGAGATTCTCCAGGAGATGTGGAACCTTCACAAGATATCATCTGGGATTCCACATCTCCCACTCAGACTCATACTG GACTCAGGAACACTAGAGCTGTGGAAATATCTGATATTGTGAACCGCATTGCTCCAAAG GATGTAAAACCAGAAAGGACTGACTCCTCTTTGCTGCAGTGGATCGGTGACAGTGCCATGCCCGCCACACCAGAGATTCAAAAGCCAAGACTCAGGAAGAAATCCTCTAG GCAAAGCAGTGTGGAGGACCTCATGAAACTCGCCAGGCAGTTTGATGAGAGCATGCAGCAAGATAAGGAAACTTCAGAAAGCCTTGTGATCAATCTTAATGAATGTCTGAACACTtctgaaacaaaactgaaaccaTCGTCACTCCATGATAGCTTGAAGGACCTAAAGTACCCATCGGCACCAGACCAGATAGAGGCAGAGCTGCATGCTCTGTTTGACTGCTCCACTCAGAGTGCATGGCTAAGCCGTGGCTCTGCAGTATCCACCTGTTCACAGGAAATAAGAGGCCAACCTGTGAATGCAGCTTTATCCGAAGACCAACAATCAGAGCTCAAATCAGCTGAAAAGTCTGGCACAGCTGCACATCCTGCTGAAGAAAAGGGAACTAATAGCTGTAGTGCAAATAACTGTGATGACTTTGATGATGACTGGGAGAATGATGAATTACTTAATGACCCTTTTTTGCTGGCGATGACCCATAAGCCCAATGAGCAACATGACACCAATCCTAACACCACCTTTCAGTCTGAGACTAAGACAAACACTACTCACTCTACCCCTGTTCGTAAACCCATTGCAAATGCAATCCCTGCACACAAGCCTTCAAACCTAAACTGCAAGCCTAGCTGCAGTGTGAAAAGTTCTGAAACAAAACTGACACTCCAGGAACTCTGTCCCAAACTGAAGACTACCAACCGAAACACTTTCAAATTAGAGCCAAACCCCAACTTGCGGTCACAGATGGCCAAAGAGGTTTCCACTAAGTCCAACTTCACCGTTATACAACCCAAGCCACAGATGTTTGACCAGAAATCTGCAACTGCAAAGACATCCACTACACCTCAACCTGACAAGGTCACTAATGATCACAGAGGGGCTTCTTTAGGAAAACACTCTGTTAAAGATATTTCAGACAGCTTGTGGGATGATAGGGATGATGATGCACTGCTCTACCAGGTATGTGACAGTGTGGAGAAGATCGCCAACAGTCAGTCGCTCCAAGTGAGCTCCGGTAACtgccaagaaaaacaagatatTGATGTAGACAGACAACGGAAAACCACAGGGCCGCAGCCCATCAACATGACTCGGTCTGGGAACGTCGGTGCCAGCACTAACAGACAAtcaccttgtgcttttgttcGTTCTAACTCATTACCAAGGGCTAGTTATGAAACTGTGAACTTCCAAGGATGGAACGTTCCCATGAAGGGTGCCAACAAAAAATCACAGATGTCTCAAAGCTTCCCAGGAAGCCACACAAATTTGGGTACATTAAGTCAGTGCGGGGATTCATCTGGAACTTTCCAGGCTGGAAATGCTAATGTGGATATGAAGCAACATCCAGAGATGGCCAGAGCAGTACACAACGCCAAGAGCCATCACACAGCTTTCAAAAGAAATCTATCTGACTCAGCAGCCATAAGCACCAAAG TTTTTGTCACAAGCCAGATGACAGGAAAGTGCTCTGCTGCAGAGATTGagaggaaaaaacaggaagCTTTGGCCAGGAGGCGACTGCGAATGCAGACCGCCACAAAGCCATAG